The genomic stretch AATAAGAAAGAAAAAATTGAAGAAATATAAAACTATCATATTAAATAAATTAATAGACTTATATAATTTAGAAAAGGTGAGAACAGATGAAAAAATTTACTTTAATCATATTTTTAATTTTAAATACCTTTATATTTCCTGCAGCTTTAAATCGTGATATAGATATTATTGATATGCCTTTACATGAAGTCTTAGCAATTTTATCTAAGGAAACAGGAAAGAATTTAATTTGTTCAAAAGAAGCCAAAGATATTGTTATAGATACCTATTTCAACAGAGGAGAAGATGTAAATTCAGTTTTACAGTTTCTTGCTGAAACTTATGATTTATCAATGAAAAAAGAAAATAATACCACAATTTTTATGCTACAAAGTGAGAAAGATAGTAAGAAAGCTAAAATTATTGGAAAAGTAACTTCAAATAATATAGCTCTAAAAAATGCAAAAGTAGAGTTAAAAGACTTGGATAAGATAGTTTATACTGATAGTAGTGGAAATTTTATTATTGATAATCTACCAAAAGATGTGTATGTTTGTAAAATTTCAAAGAAAGGTTATGAAGAAAGAGGAGAAATAATAGATACTGTTAAGTCAATTAATGTATTAAATGTTGATTTAAAGGAAAATCAAAATAACTATGAAAATAAAGATACTTCTGATGATTTATCAAATTCAAATTTTTATGAGATAGATGGCAAATTTTATTATACAAAAACTTTTTCATTATTTAATGTTTCACCAGATGAAGTTTCAAAAATTTTACATGAAACCTTTGGAGAGAATATAAAGGTAAGTACTTTAAATAAAGTAAATAAACTTGTAGTAAGTGCTGAAAGAGATATTTTAGAGAATGCTATATCTATAATAGAAGATATAGATAAAAACCCTAAACAAGTAAAGATAACTTCTCAAATTTTAGATATATCAAATAATTTATTTGAAGAATTGGGCTTTGACTGGGTGTATAGGCAAAATGTTGAAAGCCAAGAAAGAAATAGTCTAACAGCAATAATTTTAGGTAAGGCAGGATTGAATGGTATAGGAAGCACTGTAAATATAGTAAGGCAATTTAATAATAAAAGTGATGTGTTGAGTACAGGAATAAATTTATTGGAAGCAACAAATGATTTAGTTGTGAGTTCAGTTCCTACCCTTATGATAGCAAGTGGGGAAGAAGGGGAATTTAAAGTAACAGAAGAAGTCATTGTTGGAGTTAAAAGTCATAGGGATGATAAAAAAGATAAATATAGTGAACCTGTTTTTAAGGAAGCAGGATTAATAATGAAAGTTAAACCTTTTATAAAAGATAATGATTATATAATTTTAGAAATTAGTTTAGAATTAAGTGATTTTAAGTTTAAGAGAAATGTTTTAAATTTAAAGGATATAAATTCTGGAACATATAATTCAGAGGGAGGCTCTAAGGTTGGTAGAGGACTTACAACAAAGGTTAGAGTCAAGAATGGAGATACAATTTTATTAGGGGGCTTAAAGAAATCTATTCAACAAAATATAGAAAGTAAAATTCCAATTTTAGGGGATATTCCAATAATAAGTTTCTTTTTTAAAAATACTACTAAAAAAAATGAAAACTCTGATATGTACATAAAACTTAAAGTTGAGATAGATGAATAAAAAATATTTTTAAAAATTTAAAAAAAAATTATAAATTCATTTTACATTCATTTTTCTACTATATACTTAAAGCATATAAGGGAACATAGATAAACCCCTCCCTAATAAAATGAATATGTAGATAGAAAAACCACAAGTCTCTCCCCTCATTTCTTGTGGTTTTTTGTGTTATTATATTTTTAAATATTTTTCCAATTCTTCAGCTACTTCTAAATCCACAAACTCATCTTGATGAAAGGGAATAGAATCTTTTAAAAGATGGGTAGCAAAATAATTTGCTTCTTCTTCATAAATATTTGTCTTAAAACTTGTACATTCTCTAAAAAATCTAATTTGTTCACAGTTATGCTCAAGTGCATGAAAAAGTTCATGTGCTATAACAAAAAGTTTGGCAAAATCTTCAAGTAGATTTTGAATAATAATAAGTTTTGAAGAAAAAATTTCAGTATACAAGCCTTTCATTTCAATATTAGCAGAAACAACTTCAATTCCTAAGCCTTTACAAAGGCGAAGCGGATTTTTAGTTCCAAACTCAAAATATAAATTATCAATTAATTTTAGAATTTCTCTTTTTCTTTTGTTTGTCATTTTCTTCATCAGCTCTCTTTTTAAGTAAGGCTTTAACAAAAAATTCTTTCAATACCCTCTCTAATTCTATTTTATCATTTTCAGAAGCAGGACGCCCATTGAACATTAAAGTTGAAGTAGTCATTTTAATATTTTCATATTCTTTTAATTCCTCAGGATTCAATTCATATTCTTTTATAAGTGAATCATTACCATCAGATAAATTTGTTTCCATAGGGACATCATAACCTGTAAGCCAAGCCTCATTTACATTTAAAGTAGTAGCAAATAATTCTATTCTATCTCTTTTAGGTTCATATTCTTTTGATAAGTATTGTGAGATAGTTGATTTATTTATTCCAGTTAATTCAGATAATTCAGTTGCCTTCATATTTTTAATTTCTAAAGCTATTCTCAATCTTTCAGCAAAATCACTTATTAATTTCATATTAATACCTCCATCTAAAATAATAATATCATATAATTTTGTAATTTACAAATAATTTTATAAAAAGTTTGTAAAAACTTAAAATAAAAATAGACAAATTTAAAATATAAGTTTATATTATATTTGTAAAATACAAACTAATATTAAAATAGTTTGTGAAATAAAATGTTGATGGAGGTAAAAAATGAAAAATATACATACAAACTTTATGGCTGAATATATTTTAAAAATAACAGGTGAATATGCAAGTGCGAACAGAATTCATGATGTATTAAATTTAAGTCTTAGCTACACCTATATCTTAGCAAATAATAATAAAGTCAGAAATAGAGTAAAAAATGGCAGAACAGAATATAATATGGAAGATTTTATTAAAAATTTAGAATTATCATATAATAACAATATAATAGATAATCCATTGACAAAAGAAGATTTTGAAATAAATAATTTTCATAATTGGGAAGCTAGAAATGATATAGAAAAGTATTTAGAAAGATTATTATTAGATGAGTTAGGACAGTTTACTTCAATTAAAGATTTAGTGGAGATGTTCAAAGTAAGTAAAACTATATGGTATGAAGCATTAGAAGAAGGGAAAATAATGTACTTTACTATTTCAACACGAAAAATAATTATAACTCGTTCATTATTACCATTTTTAAGGGAGGCTATGTCTGAACAATACTAAACCAGTTATATTATTGTTACAAGTTCATTTTTGTGTTCTAAATCTTTGCTGTATTTGACAAAAGTATTCGGTTACGGTATAATAAAATATTATGTAAATAAAAATTTTTATAAAAAAGGCGGATATATATTTAATGGGAAATAATAATCTAACTAAAGTAGAAAGTAGTTTGCGTTCTATAGCCAAAAGATATAAGAGTGTAAAGTATTCTTTAGGTTTAGCAATACTTTTTTTAATGATGGGGGTGAATGCATTTTCAGAAGAAGTGGTACAAGAAGTACCAACTAGCGAACAAATAGCATTATCAAGAGAAAATTTAAAAGGTTCAATAGGTAATTTGCAATCAAAAATTGATAGTGCTAGAGCAGAGAATGCAAAAAAATTAAAAGGTTTAAAATTAGAATTAATACAACTTATGGAGCAAGGGGATCAAGTTGTAAAATCACCATGGACTTCATGGCAATTTGGTGCAGGTTACACATATAATCAATGGTCAGGAAAATATAAAGGTCTTGGTGATAGAGATGAGAAATATATTTACCAAGGTGTATATAGAAGTGGTAATTGGAAAGTAAAAAATGCAATGGATATTGCAGAAAATACTGGTACAAATAGAGGACCAATTACTCCAGAAAATGAGAATACTTCTAGTTGGAAAGCCTCTAGTAGTAGTGGAACAACAGGTGGAGTAAAAATCAAAAAAGACATGTCAATAGACTCTGCAACTAATGGGAATAGAGAATGGGGATTGGTAAATTTAAGAAATATTAAAGAACCAACAAATGAAGTTGAAATACTTGCTAAGATTTCTCCAAAAGATGTAAAGAAAGATAAGTTGGATATACCTGTTACAGTGCAAGCTCCTGCTCAAATAGTGGCACCAGTGGTGAATCCCGATGTGACTAAACCCAAAGAAGCACCGGTGGTTAAGTTACCTAAGGCAAGTAGTCCAGAGATTCCAAATGATCCAACTTTAAGTGTTAACCCAACAATAAATGTAATGAAGATAACTCAAGTTGGTAATATTACTGTAAATCCAGCTGCTGTAACACCAGTAGACTTTTTTATAAATCCTAGTACATATGCTCCAGAATCAACTATGAGATATTATAGTAAAAATTATGCTGGAGCTCAAGATGGTCAAACTTTTGTATCTACTAATCGAAACTATTTCTTTACTTGGGGAGTTCCTAATGGAAATACTACAGTAAATAATTTTAATATAGAAGTAGTAAAAGATACAACAAGAGCAATAGTTGTAGATGAAGGAAGAAATGCAAGTGGAGACACTTTTACCTATAATGGTGGAACTATAAAACTAAATGGTACTGGTAATGCAGGTATAGACGTTCAAGGTACACATATGGGTGGATATGAAAACATATATCCAATGACTGTATATAATAAGGGAACAATTATAGGGGTAGGTAGTACAGCTGCAACAAAACATGCTGCCTTTGCTTTTAATAACTTTGACTCATCAAGTGATTCAACTAGAGTACGTTTAGTAAATGATTCATCAGGTGGAAAGATAGAATTAAATACACCAGTCAGTGCTGGTATGATGCTTCGTCCTGAAATTACTCAAGCTGATAATAATTATCAGGGTGGATTAAACATGCAAATGGCTGAAAATAAAGGGGAAATTACTGTAAATGGAAAAAACAGTGTAGGAGTTACAATAGTAAAAAATACTTCTACAACTGCTCATTTAGCTAATAATGGATATTTGAAAGCTTCAACTAAGGTAATAATACCAGTTGGACAGTTACTTGCTAGCAGATCTGATGAGGCAAATAAAAGTGGTATTTTAAACACAGGAACAATAAATGTTCAAGGTGATGACTCTTCTGGAGTTGCTATCTTAAATATGATTCAAGATGTTAGAGTAAATGGAAATATAAATGTAGGGACAGTAGATCCAACAACTTTAAGTTCAAATGGAGCAAGCTCAACACTTGCAAATAGTGCAACAGGAACAGCTAATAAAGTTGAAGGTTTTGTTGGAGTATATACAGAAGTAGCAACTAGACCTGTAAGAGGTAGAGTATATACTTATGATCCAGTGACTAAAACAGAAACTATAACAGATAGATATTATGATGATCATGGTCGTGAAAATACTAATAATGTAACTGCAGGAACATATGTAGATGCAAATGGAATAACACAAAACAGACATTCAGGAGTTACAATAGGAACAGAAACAGTTGAAGTTGGTGGAACTGTAACTTTAGGTGATTTTGCAGAAAATAGTTTTGGACTTATAAATAATACAAGTACAATAACAACTAAAGATGCTGCAACTAATAAAACAACTACTTATAGAACAAGTGGAAGTATCACATTATTAAATGGCGGGAAAGTAATAGTAAAAGGTAAAAAGAACTATGGAGCTGTTTCTGCTGGGGATACTTATCAAAGAGAAGTAAAAAAAGGTGCAGCTGATTACCCAATTAGAGTTAATGAAATTGGAAAAGTTGATATAAATAATGGTGCAGAAATAACTGTTACAGGTGAACAATCAATAGGTTATGCTATGTTATCAGGAGCAGGTACTAATGC from Fusobacterium hwasookii encodes the following:
- a CDS encoding secretin N-terminal domain-containing protein → MKKFTLIIFLILNTFIFPAALNRDIDIIDMPLHEVLAILSKETGKNLICSKEAKDIVIDTYFNRGEDVNSVLQFLAETYDLSMKKENNTTIFMLQSEKDSKKAKIIGKVTSNNIALKNAKVELKDLDKIVYTDSSGNFIIDNLPKDVYVCKISKKGYEERGEIIDTVKSINVLNVDLKENQNNYENKDTSDDLSNSNFYEIDGKFYYTKTFSLFNVSPDEVSKILHETFGENIKVSTLNKVNKLVVSAERDILENAISIIEDIDKNPKQVKITSQILDISNNLFEELGFDWVYRQNVESQERNSLTAIILGKAGLNGIGSTVNIVRQFNNKSDVLSTGINLLEATNDLVVSSVPTLMIASGEEGEFKVTEEVIVGVKSHRDDKKDKYSEPVFKEAGLIMKVKPFIKDNDYIILEISLELSDFKFKRNVLNLKDINSGTYNSEGGSKVGRGLTTKVRVKNGDTILLGGLKKSIQQNIESKIPILGDIPIISFFFKNTTKKNENSDMYIKLKVEIDE
- a CDS encoding helix-turn-helix domain-containing protein, with amino-acid sequence MKLISDFAERLRIALEIKNMKATELSELTGINKSTISQYLSKEYEPKRDRIELFATTLNVNEAWLTGYDVPMETNLSDGNDSLIKEYELNPEELKEYENIKMTTSTLMFNGRPASENDKIELERVLKEFFVKALLKKRADEENDKQKKKRNSKIN
- a CDS encoding ImmA/IrrE family metallo-endopeptidase: MKKMTNKRKREILKLIDNLYFEFGTKNPLRLCKGLGIEVVSANIEMKGLYTEIFSSKLIIIQNLLEDFAKLFVIAHELFHALEHNCEQIRFFRECTSFKTNIYEEEANYFATHLLKDSIPFHQDEFVDLEVAEELEKYLKI